The proteins below come from a single Candidatus Eremiobacteraceae bacterium genomic window:
- the selD gene encoding selenide, water dikinase SelD, translating into MSASDIARLTHVVDCAGUASKMDAGVLAQVLRVMPPPDDPNVLVGFETSDDAGVYRIASDTALALTVDFFTPIVDDPATFGAIAAANSLSDLYAMGAKPVVALAVAAFPERGLDKSVLGAIFAGGAAKAREAGIAIIGGHTVKDPEPKYGLCAIGLVHPDKIVRNSTARAGDALVLTKPLGTGIITTARRRDAIGDAELAAAVESMTTLNRAACEAMLSVGIDSATDVTGFGLVGHLREMIDGSGVGASIDARSVPLLAGALELAALGHAPGGSKSNLERALALGSSFESVPEALQLVLCDAQTSGGLLIAVPEERTGALLDELVRGGVNRAAVVGRITSEQGLKVR; encoded by the coding sequence ATGTCTGCATCCGACATCGCTCGCCTGACGCACGTCGTCGACTGCGCAGGCTGAGCGTCCAAAATGGACGCGGGCGTCCTCGCGCAGGTCCTGCGCGTCATGCCGCCGCCCGATGATCCCAACGTCCTCGTCGGATTCGAAACGTCCGACGACGCGGGCGTCTATCGCATCGCGTCCGATACCGCTCTCGCGCTGACGGTCGACTTCTTCACGCCGATCGTCGACGACCCGGCGACGTTCGGCGCGATCGCCGCCGCCAACTCGCTTTCCGATCTCTACGCCATGGGTGCGAAACCGGTCGTGGCGCTCGCGGTGGCGGCTTTCCCCGAGAGGGGACTCGACAAGAGCGTTCTCGGGGCGATCTTCGCCGGCGGCGCTGCGAAAGCGCGCGAAGCGGGGATCGCGATCATCGGCGGTCACACGGTGAAGGACCCGGAGCCGAAGTACGGCCTTTGTGCCATCGGCCTCGTCCACCCAGACAAGATCGTGCGCAACTCGACGGCGCGGGCCGGCGACGCTCTCGTCTTGACGAAGCCGCTCGGTACCGGCATCATCACGACGGCTCGGCGGCGCGATGCGATCGGCGATGCGGAACTCGCGGCGGCTGTGGAAAGCATGACGACGCTCAATCGTGCGGCTTGCGAGGCGATGCTCTCGGTCGGCATCGATTCCGCGACCGACGTCACCGGCTTCGGCTTGGTCGGCCATCTGCGCGAGATGATCGACGGGTCGGGCGTCGGCGCTTCGATCGATGCTCGTTCGGTGCCGCTCCTCGCCGGCGCGCTCGAACTCGCCGCGCTCGGTCACGCGCCCGGGGGCTCGAAGTCGAATCTCGAACGCGCGCTCGCGCTGGGCTCGTCATTCGAATCCGTGCCCGAGGCGCTTCAGCTCGTTCTTTGCGACGCACAGACGTCCGGCGGCTTGCTCATCGCGGTGCCCGAGGAACGCACCGGTGCGTTGCTCGACGAACTCGTCCGTGGCGGTGTGAACCGAGCGGCCGTCGTCGGCCGTATCACGAGTGAGCAAGGCCTGAAAGTGCGCTAG
- the tkt gene encoding transketolase, with product MRSPTAVASPSLDLLCVNTIRTLAIDAVQKANSGHPGMPMGAAAMAYTLWTRHLRFNPRNPDWVDRDRFVLSAGHGSMLLYALLFLTGYDLTLDDLKQFRQWGSKTPGHPERGHTAGVEVTTGPLGQGVGNAVGLAMAERILSARFNNAEGSIVDHRTYVIASDGDMMEGVASEASSLAGHLQLGRLIVLYDDNLVSLDGPTSLSFTNEDVQKRYDAYGWHTQFVADGNDIDAIDQALVAAKADPRPSLIRVRTHIGYGAPHKQDTSAAHGEPLGADEVRAAKLTYGWDPDAQFLVPDDALAHFRSAIARGAELESKWRAAFDAYQSKRPALAKQFLDEQAGKLASGWADTLPVFKPEDGAVATRDASQKAINALALTVPALIGGAADLATSNKTSVKDCGDFEPTDYAGRNLRFGVREHAMGAALTGMAVHGGLRPYGGTFLIFSDYMRPTIRLAALQGANPIYVWTHDSIGLGEDGPTHQSIEQVASLRAIPNMTMMRPADANEAVICWRIAVEHKGGPVGMAFTRQKLPVYAAASVAGAARGGYTLARESGGDLRVILIGTGSEVHVCMAARDLLQKDGIPTRVVSLPCWSIFDAQESAYRDDVLPPTVHARVAVEAASVFGWERYVGDRGAVIGMHRFGASAPAETLFKEFGFTPERVAERARSLL from the coding sequence GTGAGATCGCCAACCGCCGTCGCTTCGCCGTCGCTCGACCTGCTCTGCGTCAATACGATCCGCACGCTCGCCATCGATGCGGTCCAGAAGGCGAACTCAGGCCACCCCGGTATGCCGATGGGCGCCGCCGCGATGGCATATACGCTGTGGACGCGCCACCTCAGGTTCAATCCGCGCAACCCCGATTGGGTCGATCGCGATCGCTTCGTCCTCTCGGCCGGCCACGGGTCGATGCTGCTCTATGCGCTGCTCTTCCTCACCGGCTACGACCTGACGCTCGACGACCTCAAGCAGTTCCGCCAGTGGGGGTCGAAGACACCCGGGCATCCCGAGCGCGGCCACACAGCGGGCGTCGAGGTGACGACGGGTCCGCTCGGCCAAGGCGTCGGCAACGCCGTCGGTCTTGCGATGGCCGAACGCATCCTCTCCGCGCGCTTCAACAACGCCGAGGGTTCGATCGTCGACCATCGCACGTACGTCATCGCGAGCGACGGCGACATGATGGAAGGCGTCGCGTCGGAGGCGTCGTCGCTCGCCGGACATCTCCAGCTCGGTAGGCTCATCGTGCTCTACGACGACAACCTCGTGTCGCTCGACGGCCCGACGAGTCTCTCGTTCACCAACGAAGACGTGCAGAAGCGGTACGACGCATACGGCTGGCACACGCAGTTCGTGGCTGATGGCAACGACATCGATGCGATCGACCAGGCGCTTGTCGCCGCAAAGGCGGATCCGCGGCCGTCGCTCATCCGCGTACGCACGCACATCGGCTACGGCGCGCCGCACAAGCAGGATACGTCCGCCGCACACGGCGAGCCGCTCGGCGCCGACGAAGTGCGCGCCGCGAAGCTCACGTACGGATGGGATCCCGACGCGCAGTTCCTCGTACCGGACGATGCCCTCGCTCACTTCAGGTCCGCGATCGCGCGCGGCGCAGAGCTCGAGTCGAAATGGCGAGCGGCCTTCGACGCATATCAAAGCAAACGCCCGGCGCTTGCGAAGCAATTCCTCGACGAGCAGGCGGGAAAACTCGCGTCAGGTTGGGCGGACACCCTGCCTGTTTTCAAACCGGAGGACGGTGCGGTCGCGACTCGTGACGCATCGCAGAAGGCGATCAACGCGCTCGCCCTCACGGTGCCGGCGCTCATCGGCGGTGCCGCCGACCTTGCGACGTCGAACAAGACGTCGGTGAAAGACTGCGGCGACTTCGAGCCGACCGACTACGCAGGACGCAATCTTCGCTTCGGCGTTCGCGAGCACGCGATGGGAGCGGCGCTCACGGGGATGGCGGTCCACGGCGGCTTGCGCCCGTATGGCGGCACCTTCCTTATCTTCTCCGACTACATGCGTCCGACGATCCGCCTCGCCGCGCTGCAAGGCGCGAATCCCATCTACGTCTGGACGCACGACAGCATCGGCCTCGGCGAGGACGGTCCGACGCACCAGTCGATCGAGCAGGTCGCGAGTCTGCGCGCGATCCCGAACATGACGATGATGCGCCCCGCCGATGCGAACGAAGCCGTCATCTGCTGGCGTATCGCCGTCGAACACAAGGGCGGGCCGGTCGGGATGGCGTTCACGCGCCAAAAGCTGCCGGTCTACGCTGCCGCATCGGTCGCCGGCGCGGCGCGCGGCGGCTACACGCTCGCACGCGAAAGCGGAGGCGATTTGCGCGTCATCCTCATCGGCACCGGCTCGGAAGTGCATGTCTGCATGGCCGCCCGCGATCTGCTCCAGAAAGACGGCATCCCGACGCGCGTCGTCAGTCTTCCGTGCTGGTCGATCTTCGACGCGCAGGAAAGCGCGTATCGCGACGACGTCCTCCCGCCCACGGTCCATGCGCGCGTCGCCGTCGAAGCCGCATCCGTCTTCGGCTGGGAGCGCTACGTCGGCGATCGGGGAGCCGTGATCGGAATGCACCGCTTCGGCGCGTCGGCGCCTGCGGAGACGCTCTTCAAGGAATTCGGATTCACGCCCGAGCGCGTCGCCGAACGCGCGCGATCGCTCCTTTGA
- the tal gene encoding transaldolase, which translates to MPSPLNDLIKFGQSFWLDNIRRGFTRSGELRRLIDVDGLRGETSNPTIFEKAIAESDDYDDAVKTLVAAKKTPADVYDVLTTDDVREACDVFRDLYNSTKGSDGFVSIELPPKFAKDTDASIKEGLRLWSLVDRPNLMVKVPATDEGIPVIRRLIAQGLNINITLMFGEQYYSKVIDAYMSGLEDRHNKGLPLQQVASVASCFVSRVDTETDKRLTAMTDGAEAGRTSAAQSLLGKVAIANSKRLYRLYKDSIESDRFKALAAAGARRQRPLWASTSTKNPKYPDTYYVEALIGEDTIDTMPPATIDAFRDHGKVAATLDAGYDEADATIARLESLGISLADVTEKLLADGLVSFEKSYQELFSVLEDKVAALC; encoded by the coding sequence ATGCCTAGTCCGTTGAACGACCTCATCAAGTTCGGACAGAGCTTCTGGCTCGACAACATCCGCCGGGGGTTCACCCGCAGCGGTGAGCTGCGCCGGCTCATCGACGTCGACGGCTTACGCGGCGAGACGTCGAATCCGACGATCTTCGAGAAGGCGATCGCGGAGAGCGACGACTACGACGACGCCGTCAAGACGCTCGTCGCGGCGAAGAAGACGCCGGCCGATGTCTACGATGTGCTGACGACCGACGACGTCCGCGAGGCGTGCGACGTCTTTCGCGATCTCTACAATTCGACGAAGGGCAGCGACGGGTTCGTCTCGATCGAGCTGCCGCCGAAGTTCGCCAAAGACACGGACGCCTCGATCAAAGAGGGCCTGCGTCTCTGGTCGCTCGTCGACCGCCCGAACCTCATGGTCAAAGTGCCGGCGACGGATGAAGGTATTCCCGTCATCCGGCGGCTCATCGCACAGGGGCTCAACATCAACATCACGCTGATGTTCGGCGAGCAGTACTACTCGAAGGTCATCGACGCGTATATGAGCGGTCTCGAGGACCGCCATAACAAGGGTCTGCCGCTTCAGCAAGTGGCGTCGGTCGCGTCGTGCTTCGTAAGCCGCGTCGACACGGAGACGGACAAGCGCCTTACCGCGATGACGGACGGTGCGGAAGCAGGCCGTACATCGGCCGCGCAGTCGCTGCTCGGCAAGGTCGCTATTGCGAATTCAAAACGTCTCTATCGCCTGTACAAGGATTCGATCGAATCGGACCGGTTCAAGGCGCTCGCTGCGGCCGGCGCCCGCCGTCAGCGCCCGCTCTGGGCGAGCACGTCGACGAAGAATCCGAAGTATCCCGACACCTACTACGTCGAAGCGCTCATCGGCGAGGACACGATCGACACGATGCCGCCCGCCACGATCGACGCGTTCCGAGATCACGGCAAGGTCGCCGCGACGCTCGACGCGGGCTACGACGAGGCGGATGCCACGATCGCGCGGCTCGAATCGCTCGGGATCTCGCTCGCCGATGTGACCGAAAAGCTCCTCGCCGACGGCCTCGTCTCGTTCGAGAAGTCGTATCAGGAGCTGTTCTCGGTCCTCGAAGACAAAGTCGCGGCGCTGTGCTAA
- the gnd gene encoding decarboxylating 6-phosphogluconate dehydrogenase produces the protein MQIAMIGLGKMGANMVERLLEGGHSVVVYDRSADAVKASVGKGATGCASLEEVVKALTPPRAVWVMVPSGPPTIQTIDKLGDLLSPGDAVIDGGNSYWKDGQEQAKRLKTKGVDLVDAGTSGGVWGLKVGYCLMVGGVAATCKRLEPIFLTLAPKDGYLYVGPPGAGHFVKMVHNGIEYAMLQAYGEGFELIRASEFGDGIDLGKVAHLWNQGSVVRSWLLELAELAFAADPKLDKIEGYVDDTGEGRWTVKDSIDLAVPAPTIALSLMMRFRSRQEDSFSAKVIAALRNQFGGHAVYAEPAAAGDGKAKA, from the coding sequence ATGCAGATCGCGATGATCGGCCTCGGCAAGATGGGCGCGAACATGGTCGAGCGCCTGCTCGAAGGTGGCCACTCGGTCGTCGTCTACGATCGCAGCGCCGACGCCGTCAAAGCGTCGGTCGGCAAGGGCGCTACCGGCTGCGCGTCGCTCGAAGAAGTCGTCAAGGCGCTGACGCCGCCGCGCGCCGTCTGGGTGATGGTGCCGTCGGGACCGCCGACGATCCAGACGATCGACAAGCTCGGCGATCTGCTCTCGCCCGGCGATGCGGTCATCGATGGCGGCAACTCGTATTGGAAGGATGGACAAGAGCAGGCGAAGCGGCTGAAGACCAAGGGCGTCGACCTCGTCGACGCGGGCACGTCGGGCGGTGTGTGGGGCCTGAAGGTCGGCTATTGCCTCATGGTCGGCGGCGTGGCCGCCACCTGCAAACGCCTCGAACCGATCTTCCTCACCCTCGCGCCGAAAGACGGATACCTCTATGTCGGGCCGCCGGGCGCCGGACACTTCGTCAAGATGGTCCACAACGGTATCGAGTACGCGATGCTCCAGGCGTACGGCGAAGGCTTCGAGCTCATCCGAGCGTCGGAGTTCGGCGACGGCATCGATCTCGGCAAGGTCGCCCATTTGTGGAACCAGGGCAGCGTCGTCCGCTCGTGGCTGCTCGAGCTCGCGGAGCTCGCCTTTGCGGCCGATCCGAAGCTCGACAAGATCGAGGGTTACGTCGACGACACCGGTGAGGGCCGGTGGACGGTCAAGGACTCGATCGACCTCGCGGTTCCGGCACCGACGATCGCATTATCGCTCATGATGCGATTCCGTTCGCGCCAGGAAGATTCGTTTTCGGCCAAGGTCATCGCGGCACTGCGCAACCAGTTCGGCGGCCATGCGGTCTACGCCGAACCGGCAGCCGCCGGCGACGGCAAGGCGAAGGCGTAA
- the zwf gene encoding glucose-6-phosphate dehydrogenase: protein MATTPADLVNPFREGLRTDRATAPCQLVIFGASGDLTNRKLLPAIYNLAQADLLPPSFSVIGFARDSLDEKSFRDKLRNAVATSGDVRVKDDAVLARLVERTHYVGGDFHDPASYDRLKAAIEKYGKEYATGGNLIFYIATPASLFGDIVEKLHDAGLAAADSADRFVRIIVEKPFGRDLASAKLLNAELLKYLSEDQVYRIDHYLGKETVQNILVLRFANGIFEPIWNRRYVDHVQIIVAESLGIEGRGNFYEETGVVRDIIQNHALQLLSLVAMEPPTTFDAREFRDEKIRVIEAIRPIPVEDLRASCVPGQYGAGFVDGDDVPAYRDEQNVAKDSITPTYGAFRFFVDNWRWADVPFYVRSGKRLPKRLTEIAIQFKRAPHLPFRKSQVDELSGNVLALRIQPDEGITLRFGAKVPGPSMRIRSVNMDFGYGETFGREDASPYERLILDCMKGDQTLFDRADGVEAAWALIDPVLAVWQTDRSTVFPNYAAGTWGPAEADALIERDGRQWRRL, encoded by the coding sequence ATGGCGACGACGCCCGCCGACCTCGTCAATCCGTTCCGCGAAGGGCTGAGGACCGATCGCGCGACGGCTCCATGCCAGCTCGTCATCTTCGGCGCGTCGGGCGATCTCACGAATCGCAAGCTGCTGCCCGCGATCTACAATCTCGCGCAAGCCGACCTCTTGCCGCCCTCGTTCTCGGTCATCGGCTTCGCCCGCGACTCGCTCGATGAGAAATCGTTCCGCGACAAACTGCGCAACGCGGTCGCAACGAGCGGCGACGTGCGGGTCAAAGACGATGCGGTGCTCGCGCGACTCGTCGAGCGCACGCACTACGTCGGCGGAGACTTTCACGATCCGGCCTCCTACGACCGGCTCAAGGCCGCGATCGAAAAGTACGGCAAGGAATATGCGACCGGCGGCAACCTCATCTTCTACATCGCGACGCCGGCGAGTCTGTTCGGCGACATCGTCGAGAAGCTCCACGATGCCGGACTTGCCGCCGCCGATTCCGCCGATCGCTTCGTCCGGATCATCGTCGAGAAGCCGTTCGGTCGCGACCTCGCGAGCGCGAAGCTGCTCAACGCGGAACTGCTCAAGTATCTCTCCGAAGACCAGGTCTATCGGATCGACCACTACCTGGGCAAAGAGACCGTCCAGAACATCCTCGTCCTGCGCTTCGCGAACGGCATCTTCGAGCCGATCTGGAACCGCCGCTACGTCGACCACGTGCAGATCATCGTCGCCGAGAGCCTCGGGATCGAGGGGCGAGGCAACTTCTACGAAGAGACCGGCGTGGTGCGCGACATCATCCAAAACCACGCGCTCCAGCTCTTGTCGCTCGTCGCGATGGAGCCGCCGACGACGTTCGACGCGCGCGAATTCCGCGACGAGAAGATCCGGGTCATCGAAGCCATTCGTCCGATCCCAGTCGAAGATCTTCGTGCGTCGTGCGTTCCCGGCCAGTATGGCGCGGGTTTCGTCGACGGCGACGACGTGCCGGCGTATCGCGACGAGCAGAACGTCGCCAAGGATTCGATCACCCCGACGTACGGCGCGTTTCGCTTCTTCGTCGACAACTGGCGCTGGGCAGATGTGCCCTTCTACGTCCGCAGCGGCAAGCGGTTGCCGAAGCGGCTCACAGAGATCGCGATCCAGTTCAAGCGCGCGCCGCATCTCCCGTTCCGCAAGAGCCAGGTCGACGAGCTTTCGGGGAACGTCCTGGCCTTGCGGATCCAACCCGATGAGGGGATCACGCTTCGGTTCGGCGCCAAGGTGCCGGGGCCAAGTATGCGCATCCGATCGGTCAACATGGATTTCGGCTACGGCGAGACGTTCGGCCGCGAGGATGCCTCGCCGTACGAGCGTCTCATCCTCGACTGCATGAAGGGCGATCAGACGCTGTTCGACCGGGCCGACGGCGTCGAGGCGGCGTGGGCGCTTATCGATCCCGTTCTCGCCGTGTGGCAGACCGACCGCAGCACCGTGTTTCCGAATTACGCCGCCGGCACGTGGGGACCGGCCGAGGCGGACGCGCTCATCGAGCGCGACGGCCGTCAATGGCGCAGGCTGTGA
- a CDS encoding glucose-6-phosphate dehydrogenase assembly protein OpcA, whose translation MAQAVKRGDGVAAPAFDGLKPVAPAQVEAELTKRLADSGVAAGEAPSRACTLNLVVYVERASEIMQVAEAIRALEASHPMRVLLVTLDSGAPADRVQTWVDVECSDCGQVCSEQIVLRGNPDASARIVSTVLALLVADLPVALWWRSDSPYLSRLFRGLAPLADKIVVDSIRFGDGPAALDTLHRLAWSDRRARSDGRDRARHRAPIADMNWYRIATWRSTLSACFDDPAVLAFLPSIDKSEIEFSLGPQGGDSPPSARSLLLAGWIVSRMPAIAGHGDLSGVPSDWATHGAIVALRLRSSASRAGVSIEWKSDKVGIDATAFGAGGVPMRRWRFEPDPEDEADLLYSCIDSMSPDPVLEAALEVG comes from the coding sequence ATGGCGCAGGCTGTGAAACGCGGCGACGGCGTCGCGGCGCCGGCGTTCGATGGGCTCAAGCCGGTCGCACCCGCGCAGGTCGAGGCCGAACTGACGAAACGGCTCGCCGACAGCGGCGTGGCTGCGGGCGAAGCGCCGTCGCGCGCCTGCACGCTCAATCTCGTCGTCTACGTCGAGCGCGCGTCGGAGATCATGCAGGTCGCCGAGGCGATCCGTGCGCTCGAAGCCTCACATCCGATGCGCGTCTTGCTCGTCACGCTCGACTCGGGCGCGCCTGCAGATCGCGTGCAGACGTGGGTCGACGTCGAATGCTCCGATTGCGGCCAGGTCTGCAGCGAACAGATCGTCCTGCGCGGCAATCCGGATGCCTCGGCGAGGATCGTTTCGACCGTACTCGCGCTGCTCGTCGCCGATCTTCCGGTCGCCCTGTGGTGGCGATCGGACTCGCCATATCTCAGCCGCTTGTTCAGAGGGCTCGCACCGCTCGCCGATAAGATCGTCGTCGACTCTATCCGCTTCGGAGACGGCCCGGCGGCCCTCGATACGCTCCATCGGCTTGCTTGGAGCGATCGTCGAGCGCGCTCGGATGGACGCGACCGTGCGCGTCATCGCGCGCCGATCGCCGACATGAATTGGTACCGCATCGCGACGTGGCGTTCGACGCTGTCGGCGTGCTTCGACGATCCCGCCGTGCTCGCGTTCCTGCCGTCGATCGACAAAAGCGAGATCGAGTTTTCGCTCGGACCGCAAGGCGGCGATTCTCCGCCCTCGGCCCGGTCGCTGCTGCTCGCCGGTTGGATAGTCAGCCGCATGCCCGCGATCGCCGGCCACGGAGATCTGAGCGGCGTGCCGAGCGATTGGGCGACGCACGGCGCGATCGTCGCGCTGCGCCTGCGGTCGTCGGCATCCCGAGCGGGCGTCTCTATCGAGTGGAAGAGCGATAAGGTCGGCATCGACGCGACGGCGTTCGGCGCCGGCGGCGTTCCGATGCGGCGTTGGCGATTCGAGCCGGACCCGGAAGACGAGGCCGACCTGCTCTACAGCTGCATCGATTCGATGTCGCCCGATCCGGTGCTCGAGGCGGCGCTGGAGGTCGGATAG
- the pgl gene encoding 6-phosphogluconolactonase: MGATRVVKVADPLLLAKRAADEFAMSASAALHERARFAVALSGGKTPHAMLETLATRTLDWPSIHFFWSDERCVAPDDPSSNYGMARNALLSKIAVPKGNVHRMRGELDPLAGASAYDAELRAFFGAGAPVFDLLFLGLGTDGHTASLFPGTAALGVTDVWCAANQVSAPVASPWRLTLTYPAINAARRIIFLVEGADKSDILANVLGNEKDVRRYPAQGIAPTDGELVWLVDSAAAANLPASSLTDG, from the coding sequence TTGGGCGCGACGCGGGTCGTCAAAGTCGCGGATCCGCTACTCCTCGCCAAGCGCGCCGCCGATGAGTTCGCGATGTCGGCCTCGGCTGCGCTGCACGAACGAGCGCGGTTCGCCGTCGCTCTTTCCGGCGGCAAGACGCCGCACGCGATGCTCGAGACGCTCGCGACTCGCACCCTCGATTGGCCGTCGATCCATTTTTTCTGGAGCGACGAGCGTTGCGTCGCCCCTGACGACCCGAGCAGCAACTACGGCATGGCGCGCAACGCACTGCTATCGAAGATCGCGGTGCCGAAGGGCAACGTCCACCGGATGCGCGGCGAGCTCGATCCTTTGGCCGGTGCGTCTGCATACGACGCCGAGCTGCGCGCGTTCTTCGGCGCGGGTGCTCCGGTCTTCGATCTCCTGTTCCTCGGCCTCGGCACGGATGGCCACACGGCATCGCTTTTTCCGGGAACCGCTGCTTTGGGAGTCACCGACGTGTGGTGCGCGGCGAACCAGGTGAGCGCGCCTGTCGCTTCGCCGTGGCGCTTGACGCTCACATATCCTGCGATCAATGCCGCGCGCCGCATCATCTTTCTCGTCGAAGGCGCGGACAAATCGGACATTCTCGCGAACGTTCTCGGGAATGAGAAGGACGTGCGGCGCTATCCCGCCCAAGGCATCGCGCCGACCGACGGTGAGCTCGTCTGGCTGGTCGACTCCGCGGCCGCCGCGAACCTCCCGGCTTCATCGCTGACCGACGGATAA
- a CDS encoding amylo-alpha-1,6-glucosidase has product MPANSYTYPPERLLTGANLGNWELFLKLTSLSDVGGLWSAVDNQIYCGRWVTTFSVDRERATAVETTHAPAYQDTTYRCAGLNIRKLAFLPVRDDLLQIMHMPIAFENTTDKPLAATVVCDVHFPAFVWPGMYKIPEMAQRNKRVAHREIDGVIVSATVGNDKEVRVFGADAEPASTNLTDRGFQRTYRIEVPARAKAALEISMAFSHRGYDDAIKTYRHAPRSGEALAKTEAEYERVHRNGVVRTPEAAINRAFDWAKINTVRVEHRFPSGFGFTNDPSQDIVVTRDVAWFVTGSDYITPDFSRGMLDLVAAFGIEPGGKITEFINACADPPTRSDYDLNINDDTPLIVGAVYHHFAVTRDRSALDRAWPMTRNAIEWILAQMVDGLVFSDSRESNVWGISGWRNIIPQGQISGWVTEINAECAYALRLGAQLARLMGAEADAERYAEASDVLKDAINTRLVSEKTGLYLLNIDPEGEKHHDLTGDQIFPVLFGVADEQRRRKVLDLLYTPEFWTQFGVRTVGKHQDEYDPDYGIQLLGGVWPNLTAWVGFGGRYYSPRRLASALRNIWRISEVDNPRAYYNVVPGLFPERLSGDSFKSRGMAMSPWMPPTYLWTVYEGLLGFEPTIEGLRINPHIPADWSWIGARDVPVMGGRLSMFYHRRRLHANMAVRSRSKIDVYDEDVSRFIECDAPFSVALRQGKRVAIFIGTAGAGSFTLKISPPLTSSEETHRISLPEGGSKAISLRMAGRASVEELAAR; this is encoded by the coding sequence GTGCCTGCTAACTCGTACACGTATCCGCCGGAGCGGCTGCTCACGGGCGCAAACCTCGGCAATTGGGAGCTTTTCCTCAAGCTGACGTCGCTTTCCGACGTCGGCGGCTTGTGGAGCGCGGTCGACAACCAGATCTATTGCGGCCGCTGGGTGACGACGTTCTCCGTCGATCGCGAGCGCGCGACCGCCGTCGAGACGACGCACGCGCCGGCATATCAGGACACGACCTACCGCTGCGCCGGTCTGAACATCCGCAAGCTCGCGTTCCTCCCCGTCCGCGATGATCTGCTCCAGATCATGCACATGCCGATCGCGTTCGAGAACACGACCGACAAGCCGCTCGCGGCGACCGTCGTCTGCGACGTGCACTTCCCAGCGTTCGTCTGGCCCGGCATGTACAAGATACCTGAGATGGCCCAGCGCAACAAACGCGTCGCGCACCGAGAGATCGACGGTGTCATCGTCAGCGCCACCGTCGGCAACGACAAAGAGGTCCGCGTGTTCGGCGCCGACGCCGAGCCCGCGTCGACGAATCTCACCGATCGCGGCTTTCAACGGACGTACCGGATCGAAGTGCCGGCACGCGCGAAGGCGGCGCTCGAGATATCGATGGCGTTCAGCCATCGCGGCTACGACGACGCCATCAAGACGTATCGGCATGCACCGCGCTCGGGTGAAGCGCTCGCGAAGACCGAGGCGGAGTACGAGCGCGTCCATCGCAACGGCGTCGTACGCACGCCCGAAGCGGCGATCAATCGCGCCTTCGATTGGGCGAAGATCAACACGGTGCGCGTCGAGCACCGCTTCCCGTCCGGCTTCGGATTCACGAACGATCCTTCGCAAGACATCGTCGTCACGCGCGACGTGGCGTGGTTCGTGACGGGCTCCGACTACATCACGCCCGACTTCTCGCGCGGAATGCTCGATCTCGTCGCCGCGTTCGGCATCGAGCCCGGCGGCAAGATCACCGAGTTCATCAACGCGTGCGCCGATCCGCCGACGCGATCCGACTACGACCTCAACATCAACGACGACACCCCGCTCATCGTCGGCGCCGTCTACCACCACTTCGCGGTGACGCGCGACCGGTCGGCGCTCGACCGCGCTTGGCCGATGACGCGCAACGCGATCGAATGGATCCTCGCGCAGATGGTCGACGGGCTCGTCTTCTCCGATTCGCGCGAGTCGAACGTCTGGGGCATCTCGGGCTGGCGCAACATCATCCCGCAGGGGCAGATCTCCGGCTGGGTGACGGAGATCAACGCCGAGTGCGCGTACGCGTTGCGCTTGGGCGCGCAGCTCGCTCGCCTCATGGGTGCCGAAGCGGACGCGGAGCGCTACGCCGAGGCGTCCGATGTGCTCAAGGACGCCATCAACACGAGGCTCGTCAGCGAGAAGACCGGGCTCTATCTGCTCAACATCGATCCGGAGGGCGAGAAGCATCACGACCTGACCGGCGACCAGATCTTTCCGGTGCTCTTCGGCGTAGCGGACGAACAGCGAAGGCGCAAAGTGCTCGACCTGCTCTACACGCCCGAGTTTTGGACGCAGTTCGGCGTGCGCACCGTCGGCAAGCACCAAGACGAATACGATCCGGACTACGGCATCCAACTGCTCGGCGGCGTGTGGCCGAACCTGACCGCATGGGTCGGCTTCGGCGGCCGTTACTACTCGCCGCGCCGGCTCGCCTCGGCGCTGCGCAACATCTGGCGGATCAGCGAAGTCGATAATCCGCGCGCCTACTACAACGTCGTGCCGGGCCTCTTCCCAGAGCGCCTGTCCGGAGATTCGTTCAAGAGCCGCGGCATGGCGATGAGCCCATGGATGCCCCCGACGTATCTGTGGACCGTGTACGAAGGGCTGCTCGGCTTCGAGCCGACGATCGAGGGCTTGCGCATCAATCCGCACATCCCGGCCGACTGGTCGTGGATCGGCGCGCGCGACGTGCCGGTCATGGGCGGCCGCCTGTCGATGTTCTATCACCGCCGCCGCCTCCACGCGAACATGGCGGTCAGGTCGCGCAGCAAGATCGACGTCTACGACGAGGACGTCAGCCGCTTCATCGAATGCGACGCGCCGTTCTCCGTCGCGCTGCGTCAAGGAAAGCGCGTGGCGATCTTCATCGGCACAGCTGGCGCCGGATCGTTCACGCTGAAGATCTCGCCTCCGCTGACGTCCAGCGAAGAGACACACCGCATCTCGTTGCCCGAAGGCGGCAGCAAAGCGATCTCGCTTCGCATGGCCGGCCGCGCATCCGTCGAAGAACTCGCCGCCCGCTAG